In one Acidimicrobium ferrooxidans DSM 10331 genomic region, the following are encoded:
- a CDS encoding 4Fe-4S binding protein, producing the protein MSVAIALGTCVGCGVCIPTCHTHALRPAPGRPELVASRCDDCGACIEVCPTDAIVGSWERR; encoded by the coding sequence ATGAGCGTGGCGATCGCACTGGGTACCTGCGTCGGGTGCGGCGTGTGCATCCCGACCTGCCACACCCACGCCCTTCGACCTGCTCCGGGGCGCCCGGAGCTCGTCGCCTCACGTTGCGACGACTGCGGCGCCTGCATCGAAGTCTGCCCCACCGACGCGATCGTGGGGAGCTGGGAGCGACGATGA
- the cobJ gene encoding precorrin-3B C(17)-methyltransferase, with protein MVAIGAELADLAKTLGFASVAHASMAMLREALVSYDALVVVAPIPVVVRAIVEVGLAPKRVTPAIVALDSARRYCVVLTGAHRGANDLAEAVSRATGAVAVVTTSADLIDAPALDELPALGPEPLPARLQQRLNDGAALSFAPRPGLAISDWLARRARPGRAPAVEVNVGESRGLAAPRIIARTVVVGVGLEQRATADDLRAAIDAALEEADLEPAAVAALATIDRRRLHPALGALGLPIVGYEAAVLREVAVPTPSPIVERAVHTPSVAEAAALRLAGPDATLVLPKRIDGPVTVAVAVRDAPLGEVTVVGLGPGSLDLVTPRARGAIANADVVIAYHGYLDQAQPLIGRHALQQGFALGAERERAMAAVARAEAGARVVVLASGDPGIYALATLVHEVADGRVPVSVVPGVTASLATAARAGAILAHDHAVISLSDLLTPWETIQQRLEAAARADLTVVLYNPRSGRRGWQLEKALAILAAHRPPTTPVLVGRNVERVDEHLELGTLDDLDVTTVDMTSIVIVGQSATRVLGGLAVTPRGYQPAR; from the coding sequence GTGGTCGCCATCGGAGCCGAGCTCGCTGACCTCGCCAAGACGCTCGGCTTTGCGTCGGTCGCCCACGCGTCGATGGCCATGCTCCGTGAGGCGCTCGTCAGCTACGACGCGCTCGTCGTCGTCGCCCCGATCCCGGTGGTCGTACGCGCGATCGTCGAGGTCGGCCTCGCCCCGAAGCGCGTCACGCCCGCGATCGTCGCCCTCGACAGCGCCCGGCGCTACTGCGTCGTGCTGACGGGCGCCCATCGAGGTGCGAACGACCTCGCCGAGGCCGTCTCCCGTGCGACGGGCGCGGTCGCGGTCGTGACGACGAGTGCCGATCTCATCGATGCACCCGCGCTCGACGAGCTGCCTGCTCTCGGCCCAGAACCGCTCCCTGCACGGCTCCAGCAACGCCTCAATGACGGCGCTGCCCTCAGCTTCGCACCGCGGCCTGGCCTTGCGATCTCCGACTGGCTCGCTCGCCGTGCACGACCGGGCCGAGCCCCAGCGGTCGAGGTCAACGTCGGTGAGTCTCGCGGTCTCGCCGCACCCCGCATCATCGCGCGCACGGTCGTGGTCGGGGTCGGGCTGGAACAGCGGGCAACGGCCGATGACCTGCGCGCTGCCATCGACGCGGCGCTCGAGGAGGCCGACCTCGAGCCAGCCGCCGTGGCAGCGCTCGCCACCATCGACCGCCGCCGCTTGCATCCAGCGCTCGGCGCGCTCGGACTTCCGATCGTCGGCTACGAGGCCGCCGTCCTCCGTGAGGTGGCGGTACCGACGCCATCGCCGATCGTGGAGCGCGCCGTGCACACGCCATCCGTGGCAGAGGCCGCGGCCCTTCGGCTCGCCGGACCCGACGCAACGCTCGTGCTGCCCAAGCGGATCGACGGGCCCGTCACCGTCGCCGTGGCGGTCCGTGACGCGCCACTCGGTGAGGTAACGGTGGTCGGGCTCGGACCGGGCTCGCTCGATCTCGTCACGCCGCGGGCACGGGGCGCCATCGCCAACGCGGACGTCGTGATCGCCTACCACGGCTACCTCGACCAGGCCCAACCTCTCATTGGTCGCCACGCTCTCCAGCAGGGCTTTGCCCTCGGAGCCGAACGTGAGCGCGCCATGGCCGCGGTCGCCCGCGCCGAGGCGGGCGCCCGAGTCGTGGTGCTCGCCTCCGGCGACCCTGGTATCTACGCGCTCGCGACCCTCGTCCACGAGGTGGCCGATGGTCGCGTGCCGGTGTCCGTCGTGCCCGGTGTCACCGCATCCCTCGCGACCGCGGCCCGCGCCGGCGCGATCCTCGCCCATGATCACGCCGTCATCTCGCTCTCCGACCTCCTCACGCCGTGGGAGACCATCCAGCAGCGGCTCGAAGCGGCCGCTCGCGCCGATCTCACCGTGGTGCTCTACAACCCCCGTTCGGGACGACGCGGGTGGCAGCTCGAGAAGGCGCTCGCGATCCTCGCGGCACATCGACCCCCGACGACGCCCGTCCTCGTCGGCCGCAACGTCGAACGCGTCGACGAACACCTCGAACTCGGCACGCTCGACGACCTCGACGTCACGACCGTCGACATGACGAGCATCGTCATCGTGGGCCAGTCGGCGACCCGAGTCCTCGGAGGACTCGCGGTGACACCCCGTGGCTACCAGCCTGCGCGATGA
- a CDS encoding fumarylacetoacetate hydrolase family protein: MAPLTSWIDTDLEHGYGLDHLPLGVDAEGVVVRIGDVALRLAPLVDDGLLRSVSHGLVAARTLGPLFAAGSATMARLRDEIVVLASGRPDDAVARRLVSIDALELSVPIRPRTYVDFYASEAHATNAGRIFRPDGDPLPAAWRRLPIGYHGRASTVVVSGTPIVRPWGLRREGEGVVLGPSAMLDLEAEVGFVVGRASERGRPVSAGAFAEMVGGVVLANDWSARDIQALESFPLGPFAGKSFATSISAWVTPLSALDAARVTPPVQDPAPSANLVDPDPWCLDLRLELRLNGTVLTRPPAATTYWTPGQLLAHLTDNGAPVEPEDLFCSGTVSGAAPDEVGSLLELTWGGTRPVRLDDGHMRTWLVDGDEVTITATAPALDGGFIRLGEVTGRVVSAIASPW, translated from the coding sequence GTGGCGCCGCTGACGAGCTGGATCGACACGGATCTCGAGCACGGCTACGGCCTCGACCACCTGCCGCTGGGGGTGGACGCCGAGGGCGTGGTGGTGCGCATCGGGGATGTCGCCCTACGGCTCGCGCCGCTCGTCGACGACGGGTTGCTGAGGAGCGTGTCGCACGGGCTCGTTGCTGCACGGACGCTCGGTCCGCTCTTTGCGGCCGGCTCGGCCACCATGGCGCGACTGCGAGACGAGATCGTGGTCCTCGCGAGCGGACGCCCGGACGACGCCGTCGCACGTCGGTTGGTCTCGATCGATGCGCTCGAGCTCTCTGTGCCGATACGACCACGCACCTACGTCGACTTCTACGCGTCCGAGGCCCACGCCACGAACGCCGGCAGGATCTTCCGTCCCGACGGGGATCCGCTGCCGGCTGCGTGGCGTCGGCTCCCGATCGGCTACCACGGCCGTGCGTCCACCGTCGTCGTGTCAGGCACCCCCATCGTGCGCCCCTGGGGTCTGCGCCGCGAGGGCGAGGGTGTCGTGCTCGGGCCGAGCGCGATGCTCGATCTCGAGGCCGAGGTGGGATTCGTCGTCGGACGCGCGAGCGAGCGTGGTCGGCCAGTGTCGGCCGGCGCGTTCGCGGAGATGGTCGGCGGCGTCGTGCTCGCGAACGACTGGAGCGCTCGCGACATCCAGGCGCTCGAGTCGTTCCCGCTCGGCCCCTTCGCCGGCAAGTCGTTCGCCACCAGCATTAGCGCCTGGGTCACCCCACTCTCGGCACTCGACGCAGCGCGGGTGACGCCGCCGGTGCAAGATCCGGCACCGAGTGCCAACCTCGTCGATCCGGACCCATGGTGCCTCGATCTTCGGCTCGAGCTTCGCCTCAATGGAACCGTCCTCACGCGTCCGCCGGCCGCCACGACCTACTGGACCCCGGGCCAGCTCCTTGCACACCTCACCGACAACGGTGCACCCGTCGAGCCGGAGGATCTCTTCTGCTCTGGGACGGTGTCGGGCGCGGCGCCCGACGAGGTCGGTTCGCTGCTCGAGCTCACCTGGGGTGGGACGCGGCCCGTGCGCCTCGATGACGGGCACATGCGTACCTGGCTCGTCGACGGCGACGAGGTCACCATCACGGCCACGGCACCGGCCCTCGACGGCGGCTTCATCCGACTCGGCGAGGTGACGGGCCGGGTGGTCTCGGCCATCGCGTCGCCTTGGTGA
- the cobO gene encoding cob(I)yrinic acid a,c-diamide adenosyltransferase: protein MPVPSRLLVNTGDGKGKSSAAFGVMGRAWARGWTVLVVQFLKSGTWKVGERKLAEHLGIEFYALGDGFTWESTDLERTAELGREAWAFAAERLASGAYDLVILDELTYPVRYGWVSEDAVVEALRSRPSRTNVIVTGRGAPEGVVELADTVTEMRKVKHAYDQGIRARKGIEY from the coding sequence GTGCCTGTTCCATCGCGCTTGCTGGTCAACACCGGAGATGGCAAGGGGAAGTCGTCTGCCGCGTTCGGGGTCATGGGTCGTGCATGGGCGCGCGGCTGGACGGTGCTCGTCGTCCAGTTCTTGAAGAGCGGGACCTGGAAGGTCGGCGAGCGCAAGCTCGCCGAGCATCTCGGCATCGAGTTCTACGCACTCGGGGACGGCTTCACCTGGGAGTCGACGGACCTCGAGCGTACTGCGGAACTGGGGCGCGAGGCCTGGGCATTCGCGGCCGAGCGCCTCGCGAGTGGTGCCTACGACCTCGTGATCCTCGATGAGCTCACCTATCCGGTGCGCTACGGCTGGGTGAGCGAGGATGCGGTGGTGGAGGCGTTGCGCTCGCGTCCTTCCCGTACCAACGTGATCGTCACCGGGCGGGGGGCGCCCGAGGGCGTGGTCGAGCTCGCCGACACCGTGACCGAGATGCGCAAGGTCAAGCACGCCTACGACCAGGGGATTCGTGCGCGCAAGGGGATCGAGTACTGA
- a CDS encoding cobyrinate a,c-diamide synthase, whose protein sequence is MVGAARSGAGKTAVTLGLVAALRARGLRVGVAKAGPDYLDTRLLGRAARRPAFNLDAFLTGRDGPARSLALAARGADVVIAEGAMGLLDGAPTASTPPVASSAHLARTLGLGLVLVLDATSTAQTVGAVALGLATASGVAPLGVIANRVRSAHHGDLVAEGLARVGIALLGHIAEGALDGLAQRHLGLVDPSELDGFDAWLERARYVVEESVDLEALVRRAPELRLVDPELGEARSRVPVALSVGPSARFRYEENLLRLEAAGAELLPFDPLEEVPDPHARLLWLHGGYPEHYQAALADNGPLWPALRRAANEITVIAECGGYALLARSLEGSQMAGVVPVAMRLGSRPVLGYRSARLVDGPFGARSLPAHEFHYLVPEDDPGEIDVVDARGEPRPGGVVSPRLLASFLHFHLGVDPGLAGDLLRRAGGGGSSETA, encoded by the coding sequence ATCGTCGGCGCCGCACGCTCGGGCGCGGGCAAGACCGCGGTCACGCTCGGGCTCGTCGCAGCGCTGCGCGCGCGGGGCCTGCGCGTCGGGGTGGCCAAGGCGGGTCCCGACTACCTCGACACACGCTTGTTAGGTCGAGCCGCTCGCCGTCCGGCGTTCAACCTCGACGCGTTCCTGACCGGTCGTGACGGGCCGGCGCGTTCGCTCGCGTTGGCGGCGCGAGGTGCCGATGTCGTGATCGCCGAGGGTGCGATGGGGCTGCTCGACGGCGCGCCGACCGCCAGCACGCCACCCGTCGCCTCGAGCGCACACCTCGCGCGCACGCTGGGACTGGGGCTCGTCTTGGTCCTCGATGCGACCTCAACGGCGCAGACGGTGGGGGCGGTCGCGCTCGGTCTGGCGACGGCGTCTGGCGTCGCACCGCTCGGTGTCATCGCGAACCGGGTGCGCTCGGCGCACCATGGGGACCTCGTAGCTGAAGGTCTTGCTCGTGTCGGTATCGCGCTCCTCGGTCACATCGCCGAGGGAGCGCTCGACGGTCTTGCGCAGCGACACCTCGGCCTCGTCGACCCGAGTGAGCTCGACGGGTTCGATGCGTGGCTCGAGCGTGCTCGGTACGTGGTGGAGGAGTCGGTCGACCTCGAAGCCCTGGTGCGTCGGGCGCCTGAGCTCCGCCTGGTCGACCCCGAACTCGGCGAGGCGCGGTCCCGGGTGCCGGTCGCACTCTCCGTGGGGCCGAGCGCGCGCTTTCGCTACGAGGAGAACCTGCTCAGGCTGGAGGCAGCGGGAGCTGAGCTGCTCCCGTTCGATCCGCTCGAGGAGGTCCCCGACCCACACGCACGGCTGCTGTGGCTTCATGGCGGCTATCCAGAGCATTACCAGGCGGCGCTCGCCGACAACGGGCCGCTGTGGCCGGCGCTGCGTCGGGCGGCGAACGAGATCACGGTGATCGCCGAGTGCGGTGGGTATGCGCTGCTCGCACGCTCGCTCGAGGGTTCTCAGATGGCAGGTGTCGTGCCCGTCGCCATGCGGTTGGGCTCGCGTCCGGTCCTCGGCTATCGGTCGGCTCGCCTGGTTGACGGTCCTTTCGGGGCTCGGTCGCTGCCGGCTCACGAGTTCCACTACCTGGTACCGGAGGACGACCCAGGTGAGATCGACGTCGTGGACGCCCGAGGCGAGCCGCGCCCAGGCGGGGTGGTGAGCCCGAGGCTCCTGGCGAGCTTCCTGCACTTCCACCTCGGTGTGGACCCGGGGCTTGCGGGCGATCTGCTGCGTCGTGCCGGCGGGGGTGGGTCGTCCGAGACGGCGTAG
- a CDS encoding cobalt-precorrin-4/precorrin-4 C(11)-methyltransferase, with amino-acid sequence MSGLISFVGAGPGASDLLTLRAVERLRAADIVVWASSLIPDDVLGFCAPGAQIHDSALMTLEDVLGVYAANPEAAIVRLHSGDPSLYGAIQEQLDWCIANDRAVEIVPGVTSVAACAAVLGRELTVPQVAQSVVITRVAARTSASMPERERLRAYAALGGTLAILLSGAHPERVVEELLAEGSAFTASTPAAVVVRASWPEERFERTTIAGIPEAVRRLGASRSVTIVVGDALVAPGARSHLYAPSFSHRFRARSTAGTTQGRPRARLRRSVR; translated from the coding sequence GTGAGTGGGCTCATCAGCTTCGTGGGTGCAGGGCCGGGCGCGTCCGATCTGTTGACGCTTCGTGCGGTTGAGCGCTTACGCGCAGCCGACATCGTCGTCTGGGCGTCGTCGCTGATCCCAGACGACGTCCTCGGCTTCTGTGCCCCTGGCGCACAGATCCACGATTCGGCCCTCATGACCTTGGAGGACGTGCTCGGCGTCTACGCGGCCAATCCCGAGGCGGCCATCGTCCGGCTCCACTCCGGCGATCCGTCGCTCTACGGGGCGATCCAAGAGCAGCTCGACTGGTGCATCGCCAATGATCGCGCCGTCGAGATCGTCCCTGGCGTTACGAGCGTTGCGGCGTGCGCCGCCGTGCTCGGACGCGAGCTCACCGTGCCCCAGGTCGCCCAGAGCGTCGTAATCACGAGGGTGGCGGCCCGTACGAGCGCCTCGATGCCCGAACGCGAGCGACTGCGGGCCTACGCGGCACTCGGTGGGACCCTGGCGATCCTGCTCTCGGGTGCGCATCCCGAGCGTGTGGTCGAGGAGCTGCTCGCGGAGGGTTCGGCCTTCACCGCGTCGACGCCAGCGGCGGTCGTCGTGCGGGCGAGTTGGCCGGAGGAGCGCTTCGAGCGCACCACCATCGCAGGCATCCCGGAGGCCGTTCGCCGTCTCGGGGCATCGCGCAGCGTGACCATCGTCGTCGGGGATGCGCTCGTCGCGCCCGGAGCCCGATCGCACCTCTACGCACCTTCGTTCTCGCATCGTTTCCGAGCACGCTCGACGGCGGGCACGACGCAGGGGCGCCCGCGGGCCCGCCTGCGTCGCTCCGTTCGGTGA
- a CDS encoding cobalt-precorrin-5B (C(1))-methyltransferase: MPGLRTGFTTGTCAAAAAKAAAIWLVHREHVSRVEIALPTGRRVELPVEWDALGRAYVEKDAGDDPDCTHGAHVTVSLTPLAEAQLRFVAGEGVGTVTRPGLGLEVGEPAINPVPRRQITDAIREVTDEGFAVVVSVPGGEAMAERTTNARLGIVGGISILGTTGIVRPFSTASYRASVVQQIDVAAAAGLGEMVLATGSRTEARAMAERSDLDPVGIVEVGDFTGVAVRRAAHHHMDPITWYAMVGKVTKVAQGLIMTHFHRADVDTSVLREAAIAAGAPAAVVEAADATNTARHFYEVCRELGVVAPLELLAERAAVTLSEAIGGRATVEVVLCDVDDAAVVVRRSVPGER; the protein is encoded by the coding sequence GTGCCAGGCCTGCGGACCGGGTTCACGACCGGTACCTGTGCGGCCGCGGCCGCCAAGGCAGCGGCCATTTGGCTCGTCCATCGTGAGCACGTCTCGCGCGTTGAGATCGCCCTGCCGACGGGGCGGCGAGTCGAGCTTCCGGTCGAGTGGGATGCGCTCGGGCGGGCCTACGTCGAGAAGGACGCAGGTGACGACCCTGACTGCACCCACGGGGCTCATGTGACGGTGTCGCTGACCCCGCTCGCCGAGGCACAGCTGCGCTTCGTGGCCGGTGAGGGTGTCGGCACGGTCACGCGCCCCGGTCTCGGGCTCGAGGTTGGTGAGCCGGCGATCAACCCGGTGCCGCGCCGCCAGATCACCGACGCCATTCGCGAGGTGACTGACGAGGGCTTCGCGGTCGTCGTCAGCGTTCCAGGTGGCGAGGCGATGGCCGAGCGGACGACGAACGCCCGCCTCGGCATCGTCGGTGGTATCTCGATCCTCGGCACGACGGGGATCGTGCGCCCGTTCTCCACGGCGTCGTATCGCGCAAGCGTCGTGCAGCAGATCGACGTGGCGGCCGCCGCCGGGCTTGGCGAGATGGTGCTCGCGACCGGTTCTCGCACGGAGGCGAGGGCCATGGCCGAGCGTTCCGATCTCGACCCGGTCGGCATCGTCGAGGTCGGTGACTTCACCGGCGTGGCGGTCCGACGGGCCGCCCACCACCACATGGACCCGATCACGTGGTATGCCATGGTGGGCAAGGTGACGAAGGTGGCCCAAGGTCTCATCATGACGCACTTCCACCGCGCCGACGTGGACACGTCGGTGCTGCGGGAGGCCGCGATCGCGGCGGGAGCTCCGGCGGCGGTGGTCGAGGCTGCGGATGCGACCAACACGGCTCGACACTTCTACGAGGTCTGTCGTGAACTCGGCGTGGTTGCGCCGCTCGAGCTGCTTGCCGAACGCGCGGCGGTCACGTTGTCCGAGGCGATCGGGGGCCGGGCCACGGTCGAGGTCGTGCTGTGCGACGTGGACGATGCCGCCGTCGTCGTGCGGCGTTCGGTGCCTGGCGAGCGATGA
- a CDS encoding bifunctional cobalt-precorrin-7 (C(5))-methyltransferase CbiE/decarboxylating cobalt-precorrin-6B (C(15))-methyltransferase CbiT, with protein MSVVVGWVGDDPSNLTGRQLGALERARLVVAPRRLHEVLGSLAPQATVIAYPTPITELVDLVHENPDVVVVASGDPGFFGISRVLADAGLDLEILPGPTTAAVAAARLGRSWEGASVVSFVGRDHDVALQVLDEVLAGDGPVIALLCPGQALVDLANAVAASGRRSWLAVALGTAEEVLDEAWQARSEAPRVPSLLWIDGALSRREVVHRMRGLDVFADRPRDSDGVFTSLEVRLVAVARLAPDRLPPGARVLEVGAGTGYVGLTLWRLRPDITIVQLEPRAERAARAREHARALGARVEVLEARVEEHAPEGDYDAAFVGGGGPRALRATLDRVRGGGRVVATFVDPGRAAVARELLGNLELIEVADASPVAPEGVRFVPRSPIFLAWR; from the coding sequence ATGAGCGTCGTGGTCGGCTGGGTCGGTGACGACCCCTCGAACTTGACGGGTCGCCAGCTGGGCGCCCTCGAGCGCGCTCGTCTCGTCGTGGCGCCTCGACGGTTGCACGAGGTGCTCGGCTCACTCGCGCCGCAGGCGACGGTCATCGCTTATCCGACACCGATCACCGAGCTCGTCGATCTCGTCCACGAGAACCCGGACGTGGTCGTGGTCGCGAGTGGGGACCCGGGATTCTTCGGCATCTCGCGCGTGCTCGCCGATGCGGGCCTCGACCTCGAGATCCTGCCCGGACCGACGACCGCAGCCGTCGCGGCGGCGCGGCTCGGGCGCTCCTGGGAGGGCGCGAGCGTGGTGTCGTTCGTCGGTCGTGACCATGACGTGGCCCTCCAGGTCCTCGACGAGGTGCTCGCTGGTGACGGTCCGGTGATCGCGCTCTTGTGTCCCGGCCAGGCACTCGTCGACCTCGCGAATGCTGTGGCGGCTTCGGGTCGACGGTCCTGGCTCGCCGTTGCCCTCGGGACGGCAGAGGAGGTCCTCGACGAGGCGTGGCAGGCCCGCTCCGAGGCGCCGCGTGTGCCGAGTCTGCTGTGGATCGATGGAGCTCTCTCGCGCCGTGAGGTGGTCCATCGGATGCGCGGTCTCGACGTCTTCGCCGATCGACCTCGAGACTCGGACGGCGTCTTCACGAGTCTCGAGGTACGCCTCGTCGCGGTCGCACGACTCGCTCCGGATCGACTCCCACCGGGCGCGCGGGTGCTCGAGGTCGGCGCGGGCACGGGATACGTGGGTCTCACCCTGTGGCGCCTACGTCCCGACATCACCATCGTGCAGCTCGAGCCCCGCGCGGAGCGTGCGGCTCGAGCACGCGAGCATGCGCGAGCGTTGGGTGCGCGTGTCGAGGTTCTCGAGGCACGCGTCGAAGAGCATGCTCCCGAGGGCGACTACGACGCCGCCTTCGTCGGCGGTGGCGGGCCGCGTGCGCTGCGAGCGACGCTCGATCGCGTCCGAGGTGGGGGTCGCGTCGTCGCCACGTTCGTCGATCCCGGACGAGCCGCGGTCGCCCGAGAGCTGCTCGGCAACCTCGAACTCATCGAGGTCGCGGACGCGTCTCCTGTCGCGCCGGAAGGGGTCCGCTTCGTTCCCCGTAGTCCGATCTTCCTCGCGTGGAGGTAG
- a CDS encoding DUF4232 domain-containing protein, which produces MTSWYGRSRLHAGILVAVAGIGLAACGQATSSTHSTSSSRSSSTPKRSSSQTSSTRSSSGSSSTPAAVAPCDTAALSASLGQPSGAAGTTYYPLLLTNVSSRSCTLYGYPGVSLVVSASGSQVGRSASRVAGSEQTATLEPGQSAQAILGIEVAQNYPTSTCQPTKVGGVRVYPPDQTTALYVSAPELYGCANRSVDLLTIEPLTRAQSGTGSGSGGATS; this is translated from the coding sequence ATGACGTCGTGGTACGGGCGGAGTCGGTTGCACGCTGGGATATTGGTCGCGGTCGCGGGGATCGGGCTCGCCGCTTGCGGACAGGCGACCTCGTCGACGCATTCCACGAGCTCGTCTCGCTCGTCGTCGACTCCGAAGCGTTCCTCCTCGCAGACTTCGTCCACTCGCTCATCGTCCGGGTCGTCATCGACCCCCGCAGCGGTCGCCCCATGCGATACGGCGGCGTTGTCCGCGTCACTCGGCCAACCAAGTGGGGCGGCGGGAACGACCTACTATCCGCTCCTCCTGACGAACGTGTCGTCGCGGTCGTGCACGCTCTACGGCTACCCGGGGGTGTCGCTCGTCGTGTCGGCGAGTGGTTCGCAGGTGGGCCGATCAGCCAGCCGCGTCGCGGGGAGCGAGCAGACGGCGACGCTCGAGCCAGGACAGTCCGCGCAGGCCATCCTCGGCATCGAAGTCGCGCAGAACTACCCGACCTCGACGTGCCAGCCAACCAAGGTCGGAGGCGTTCGCGTCTACCCCCCGGATCAGACGACTGCACTGTACGTATCGGCGCCTGAGCTCTATGGATGCGCCAACCGCTCAGTCGACCTGCTGACCATCGAACCGCTGACACGGGCCCAATCCGGTACCGGCAGTGGTTCGGGGGGTGCGACGTCCTGA
- a CDS encoding M13 family metallopeptidase codes for MVAPGIDLDDLDPTVRPQDDLFGHVNNRWFQRTAIPDDRARYGAFSELADAAEIAVRELCEQAREAPAGSEERKLGDLYASFMDAERIEEQGAAPIAPLLAAIDDVADYGSFWHLLGSLERDGVRGLVDLFVDTDPGDPSRYLVFVSQGGISLPDERYFREERFASVRALHRQHVATMFELAGLTNAAARAAAVVELEAAIAARHLDNVASRDALATYNLMTYEDLVGLVAQGHREAEAFLEAWIDGMGVDRAVVREVVVRQPAFLGSVGELFEDGRIDVWRDWLAWHVIAHSAPLLSTRFVEESFAFYGTALTGAPTLRARWKRAVSFVEGAMGEAVGRLYVARHFSEPARHAVRELVDHLLDAYRESIASLEWMREETRAEALAKLEAIVVKVGYPDAWRDYGALVVDPEDLIGNARRAASFAMDFELAKIGRPVDRSEWFMTPQTVNAYYNPGFNEIVFPAAILQPPFFDAERDAAANYGAIGAVIGHEIGHAFDDQGSRYDGEGRLRNWWTDDDRANFEHRTKALIEQYSALTPRQIPEHHVDGALTVGENIGDIGGLAIAWRAYELALDGAEPPVLEGTSGGERFFFSWAICWREQRRDEEALRLLAIDPHSPPEFRCNQAARNVDAFHQTFHTDPSSGLWLDPEERVRIWRA; via the coding sequence ATGGTTGCACCCGGCATCGATCTCGACGACCTCGACCCCACCGTTCGCCCTCAGGATGATCTGTTCGGTCACGTCAACAACCGCTGGTTTCAACGGACGGCCATCCCCGACGATCGAGCACGCTACGGCGCGTTCAGCGAGCTCGCCGACGCTGCAGAGATCGCGGTGCGCGAACTGTGCGAGCAGGCCCGTGAGGCTCCGGCCGGGTCTGAGGAGCGCAAGCTCGGCGACCTCTACGCGAGTTTCATGGATGCCGAACGCATCGAAGAGCAAGGCGCCGCACCCATCGCTCCGCTCCTTGCGGCGATCGACGACGTCGCCGATTACGGATCGTTCTGGCACCTGCTCGGCAGTCTCGAGCGCGATGGTGTGCGCGGCCTCGTCGACCTCTTCGTCGACACGGATCCTGGTGACCCTTCTCGCTATCTCGTCTTCGTCTCGCAAGGTGGGATCTCGCTGCCGGACGAGCGCTACTTCCGTGAGGAACGCTTCGCATCGGTTCGTGCCCTGCATCGACAGCACGTGGCGACGATGTTCGAGCTTGCTGGCCTGACGAACGCGGCCGCGAGGGCCGCAGCGGTCGTCGAGCTCGAGGCGGCGATCGCTGCTCGCCATCTCGACAACGTCGCGAGTCGCGACGCGCTCGCCACCTACAACCTCATGACGTACGAGGACCTCGTCGGGTTGGTCGCGCAGGGCCACCGCGAGGCCGAGGCGTTCCTCGAGGCCTGGATCGACGGTATGGGCGTCGATCGTGCGGTGGTCCGTGAGGTCGTGGTGCGCCAGCCCGCCTTCCTCGGCTCGGTCGGTGAGCTGTTCGAGGATGGTCGAATCGATGTCTGGCGCGACTGGCTGGCCTGGCACGTCATTGCCCACAGTGCTCCGCTGCTCTCGACACGCTTCGTCGAGGAGAGCTTTGCCTTCTACGGCACTGCACTCACCGGTGCTCCGACGTTGCGGGCGCGCTGGAAGCGTGCGGTGTCATTCGTCGAGGGGGCGATGGGGGAGGCGGTCGGGCGCCTCTACGTCGCGCGCCACTTCTCCGAGCCTGCAAGGCATGCGGTGCGCGAGCTCGTCGACCACCTGCTCGATGCGTACCGTGAGAGCATCGCCTCCTTGGAGTGGATGCGCGAGGAGACGCGGGCCGAAGCGCTCGCCAAGCTCGAGGCGATCGTGGTCAAGGTCGGCTATCCCGACGCCTGGCGTGACTACGGCGCGCTCGTCGTCGACCCGGAGGATCTCATCGGCAACGCTCGGCGCGCGGCGTCGTTCGCCATGGACTTCGAACTCGCCAAGATCGGTCGGCCGGTCGATCGGTCGGAGTGGTTCATGACCCCTCAGACGGTGAACGCGTACTACAACCCAGGCTTCAACGAGATCGTCTTCCCGGCAGCCATCTTGCAGCCGCCGTTCTTCGATGCCGAACGGGACGCCGCGGCGAACTACGGGGCGATCGGCGCGGTCATTGGTCACGAGATCGGGCACGCATTCGACGATCAGGGCTCTCGTTACGACGGTGAGGGCCGTCTGCGCAACTGGTGGACCGACGACGATCGGGCGAACTTCGAGCATCGGACGAAGGCGCTGATCGAACAGTACAGCGCGCTCACACCTCGACAGATCCCCGAGCACCACGTGGACGGGGCACTCACCGTGGGCGAGAACATCGGCGACATCGGTGGGCTCGCGATCGCGTGGCGTGCCTACGAGCTCGCCCTCGACGGCGCGGAGCCCCCTGTACTCGAGGGGACGTCAGGTGGAGAGCGCTTCTTCTTCTCATGGGCCATCTGTTGGCGAGAGCAACGCCGTGACGAAGAGGCGCTGCGATTGCTCGCGATCGACCCACACTCGCCGCCAGAGTTTCGCTGCAATCAGGCTGCGCGCAACGTCGACGCCTTCCACCAGACGTTTCACACCGATCCGTCGTCGGGGCTCTGGCTTGACCCCGAGGAGCGCGTGCGGATCTGGCGTGCCTAG